A portion of the Bubalus kerabau isolate K-KA32 ecotype Philippines breed swamp buffalo chromosome 1, PCC_UOA_SB_1v2, whole genome shotgun sequence genome contains these proteins:
- the MRPS16 gene encoding small ribosomal subunit protein bS16m, producing the protein MVQLTTVLCKAYRGGHLTIRLALGGCTNRPFYRIVAAHNKCPRDGRFVEQLGSYDPMPNSHGEKLVALNLDRIRHWIGCGAHLSKPVEKLLGLSGFFPLHPMVITNAERLRRKRAREVLLAAQKTDTEATETKEN; encoded by the exons ATGGTCCAGCTCA CTACTGTCCTTTGCAAGGCCTATCGTGGAGGCCACTTAACCATCCGCCTTGCGCTTGGTGGCTGTACCAACAGGCCTTTCTACCGCATCGTGGCTGCTCACAACAAGTGTCCCAGGGATGGCCGTTTCGTAGAGCAGCTGGGCTCCTATGATCCAATGCCCAACAGTCATGGGGAGAAACTCGTTGCTCTCAACCTGGACCGGATCCGGCATTGGATTGGCTGTGGAGCCCACCTGTCAAAGCCTGTGGAAAAGCTTCTGG GTCTTTCTGGCTTTTTCCCTCTGCACCCGATGGTGATCACAAATGCTGAGAGGCTGCGACGGAAACGGGCACGAGAAGTCCTCTTAGCAGCTCAGAAAACAGATACAGAGgctacagaaacaaaagagaactgA